In the Passer domesticus isolate bPasDom1 chromosome 4, bPasDom1.hap1, whole genome shotgun sequence genome, one interval contains:
- the LOC135298682 gene encoding rabphilin-3A-like — MCCPPLPPGLPPARRGGHRHGHGHRHGHGHGRARSPGFRPRSSKAGEVAAAGAPAAGREGLEPGCPGSRSVPGSGRFPMGIQRSPRQERHHLRCPRRELAAAGGQRACPPAVPAASTLQLPPGRQTEDNLEIQKFPPWNLLLLLLSPPPLLLPRCSAKTLGINKRGLQCVSSYSRLIAILVGRIFRRSQMKWGRLSSSFGQRVKQ; from the exons ATGTGTTGTCCGCCCCTACCTCCGGGGCTTCCTCCGGCCCGCAGAGGCGGGCACAGGCACGGACACGGACACAGACATGGGCACGGACACGGGCGGGCTCGGTCTCCCGGGTTTCGCCCGCGTTCCTCGAAGGCAGGAGAGGTGGCCGCTGCGGGGGCTCCGGCGGCGGGGAGAGAAGGGCTAGAGCCGGGCTGCCCTGGCTCGCGTTCAGTGCCGGGCAGCGGCCGCTTCCCTATGGGCATCCAGCGCTCCCCCAGGCAGGAGAGGCACCATCTCCGCTGTCCGCGCCGGGAGCTGGCGGCAGCGGGCGGGCAG AGGGCATGCCCACCGGCTGTTCCAGCAGCATCTACCCTCCAACTCCCACCAGGAAGACAAACGGAGGACAATCTTGAAATACAAAAATTTCCTCCTTggaatttgctgctgctgctgctgtctccgCCGCCACTGCTGCTGCCGCGGTGCAGTGCCAAGACTCTCGGAATAAATAAAAGAGGGCTACAGTGTGTGTCTAGCTACAGCCGGCTAATAGCTATTTTAGTTGGCCGTATATTTCGAAGATCACAGATGAAGTGGGGACGCCTGTCTTCTTCGTTTGGTCAGCGTGTGAAACAATAA
- the PCDH10 gene encoding protocadherin-10 isoform X7 — translation MVVLFLFALLWMVEGAFCQLHYTVQEEQEHGTFVGNIAEDLGLDITKLSARRFQTAPNSRSPYLELNLETGVLYVNEKIDREQICKQSPSCLLHLEVFLENPLELFRVEIEVLDINDNPPSFPEPDLTVEISESATPGTRFPLESAFDPDVGTNSLRTYEITPNSYFSLDVQTQGDGNRFAELVLDQPLDREQQAVHRYVLTAVDGGQPQQRTGTALLTVRVLDSNDNVPAFEQPVYTVSLPENSPPGTLVLQLNATDPDEGQNGEIIYSFSSHISARARELFGIAPRTGRLEVSGELDYEESSVYQVYVQAKDLGPNAVPAHCKVLVRVLDANDNAPEISFSTVKEAVSEAAAPGTVVALFSVSDRDSEENGQVQCELLQGDAPFRLKSSFKNYYTIVTEGPLDREQPGGDAYTLTVVARDHGEPPLSTSKSIQVRVSDVNDNAPRFSQPVYQVYVSENNVPGAYIYAVSATDRDQGANARLAYSILESQIQGMSVFTYVSINSENGFLYALRSFDYEQLKEFSFQVEARDAGEEPQPLAGNATVHIIVVDQNDNAPAIVSPLPGRNGTPAREALPRGAEPGYLVSRVAAVDADDGENARLTYSIARGNEAGLFRMDWRSGELRTARRVPAKRDPQRPYELVIEVRDHGQPPLSSTAAVQVVLVDGAGERSGGGGGPAAGTGAGGGGGGSGEHRPSRSGGDNSLDLTLILIIALGSVSFIFLLAMIVLAVRCQKEKKLNIYTCLASDCCLGCCCCCPCCSRQARARKKKLSKSDIMLVQSSNVPSNPAQVPVEESGSFGSHHHNQNYCYQVCLTPESAKTDLMFLKPCSPSRSTDAEHNPCGAIVTGYADQQPDIISNGSILSSETKHQRAELSYLVDRPRRVNSSAFQEADIVSSKDSGHGDSEQGDSDHDATNRGQSSGNSAGTAMRSEGGVPKGKNEPND, via the exons ATGGTTGTGCTATTCCTCTTTGCCTTGCTCTGGATGGTGGAGGGGGCTTTTTGCCAGCTCCATTACACGgtgcaggaagagcaggagcATGGCACGTTCGTGGGGAATATCGCCGAGGACCTGGGCTTGGACATTACAAAACTTTCGGCTCGGCGCTTCCAGACGGCGCCCAACTCCCGCAGCCCTTACCTGGAGCTTAACCTAGAAACCGGGGTGCTCTACGTGAACGAGAAGATCGACCGGGAGCAGATCTGCAAGCAGAgcccctcctgcctgctgcaccTGGAGGTCTTCCTGGAGAACCCCCTGGAGCTGTTCCGGGTGGAGATCGAGGTGCTGGACATCAACGACAACCCGCCCTCCTTCCCGGAGCCCGACCTCACCGTGGAGATCTCGGAGAGCGCCACGCCGGGCACCCGCTTCCCGCTGGAGAGCGCATTCGACCCCGACGTGGGCACCAACTCCCTGCGCACCTACGAGATCACCCCCAACAGCTACTTCTCCCTCGACGTGCAGACGCAGGGCGACGGGAACCGCTTCGCCGAGCTGGTGCTGGACCAGCCGCTGGACCGGGAGCAGCAGGCGGTGCACCGCTACGTGCTGACGGCGGTGGACGgcgggcagccccagcagcgcACCGGCACCGCCCTGCTCACCGTCAGGGTGCTGGACTCCAACGACAACGTGCCCGCCTTCGAGCAGCCCGTCTACACCGTGTCGCTGCCGGAGAACTCGCCGCCGGGcaccctggtgctgcagctcaACGCCACGGACCCCGACGAGGGGCAGAACGGCGAGATCATCTACTCCTTCAGCAGCCACATCTCGGCCCGCGCCCGGGAGCTCTTCGGCATCGCGCCGCGCACCGGGCGCCTGGAGGTGAGCGGCGAGCTGGACTACGAGGAGAGCAGCGTGTACCAGGTGTACGTCCAAGCCAAGGACCTGGGGCCCAACGCCGTGCCCGCCCACTGCAAAGTGCTGGTGCGGGTGCTGGACGCCAACGACAACGCGCCCGAGATCAGCTTCTCCACCGTCAAGGAGGCGGTGagcgaggcggcggcgccgggcacCGTGGTGGCCCTTTTCAGCGTCTCGGACCGCGACTCGGAGGAGAACGGGCAGGTGCAGTGCGAGCTGCTGCAGGGCGACGCGCCCTTCCGCCTCAAGAGCTCCTTCAAGAACTACTACACCATCGTCACCGAGGGGCCGCTGGACCGCGAGCAGCCGGGCGGCGACGCCTACACGCTCACCGTGGTGGCCCGGGACCACGGCGAGCCGCCGCTCAGCACCAGCAAGTCCATCCAGGTGCGGGTGAGCGACGTGAACGACAACGCGCCGCGCTTCAGCCAGCCCGTGTACCAGGTGTACGTGAGCGAGAACAACGTGCCCGGCGCCTACATCTACGCCGTCAGCGCCACCGACCGCGACCAGGGCGCCAACGCCCGCCTCGCCTACTCCATCCTGGAGAGCCAGATCCAGGGCATGTCCGTCTTCACCTACGTCTCCATCAACTCCGAGAACGGGTTTCTCTACGCCCTCCGCTCCTTCGACTACGAGCAGCTCAAAGAGTTCAGCTTCCAGGTGGAGGCCCGCGACGCGGGCGAGGAGCCGCAGCCGCTGGCCGGCAACGCCACCGTCCACATCATCGTGGTGGACCAGAACGACAACGCCCCCGCCATCGTCAGCCCCCTGCCCGGCCGCAACGGCACCCCGGCGCGGGAGGCGCTGCCCCGCGGCGCCGAGCCGGGATACCTGGTGAGCCGGGTGGCGGCCGTGGACGCCGACGACGGCGAGAACGCCCGCCTCACCTACAGCATCGCGCGGGGCAACGAGGCCGGGCTGTTCCGCATGGACTGGCGCTCCGGGGAGCTGCGGACGGCGCGCAGGGTGCCGGCCAAGCGCGACCCGCAGCGCCCCTACGAGCTGGTCATCGAGGTGCGCGACCACGGGCAGCCGCCGCTCTCCTCCACCGCCGCCGTGCAGGTGGTGCTGGTGGACGGCGCGGGAGAGCGGtccggaggcggcggcggcccggccgcgggcaccggggcggggggcggcggcggcggctccggcgaGCATCGCCCCAGCCGCTCCGGGGGGGATAACTCGCTTGACCTCACCCTCATCCTCATCATCGCCCTGGGCTCCGTCTCCTTCATCTTCCTGCTGGCCATGATCGTCCTGGCGGTGCGCTgccagaaggagaagaagctcaATATCTACACCTGCCTGGCCAGCgactgctgcctgggctgctgctgctgctgcccctgctgcagccggCAGGCGCGGGCCCGCAAGAAGAAGCTCAGCAAGTCGGACATCATGCTGGTGCAGAGCTCCAACGTGCCGAGCAACCCCGCGCAGGTGCCGGTGGAGGAGTCGGGCAGCTTCGGCTCCCACCACCACAACCAGAACTACTGCTACCAAGTCTGCCTCACCCCCGAGTCCGCCAAGACCGACCTGATGTTCCTCAAGCCCTGTAGCCCCTCTCGCAGCACCGACGCCGAGCACAACCCCTGCGGGGCCATCGTCACCGGCTACGCCGACCAGCAGCCCGACATCATCTCCAACGGCAGCATTTTGTCCAGCGAG ACAAAGCATCAGCGTGCTGAGCTCAGTTATCTAGTTGACAGACCCCGACGAGTAAACAG TTCTGCATTCCAGGAAGCAGACATAGTAAGCTCTAAGGACAGTGGTCATGGAGACAGTGAGCAAGGAGACAGTGATCATGATGCCACTAATCGAGGTCAATCCTCTG GCAATTCAGCTGGCACAGCAATGAGAAGTGAAGGAGGAGTTCCCAAGGGAAAGAATGAACCCAATGACTGA